From the Salvelinus alpinus chromosome 32, SLU_Salpinus.1, whole genome shotgun sequence genome, one window contains:
- the LOC139562464 gene encoding ubiquitin-conjugating enzyme E2 D4-like, with amino-acid sequence MALKRIQKELHDLQRDPPAQCSAGPVGEDLFHWQATIMGPTDSPYQGGVFFLTIHFPTDYPFKPPKVAFTTKIYHPNINSNGSICLDILRSQWSPALTVSKVLLSICSLLCDPNPDDPLVPDIAHIYKQDKEKYNRLARDWTQKYAM; translated from the exons ATGGCTTTGAAAAGAATACAGAAG GAGCTACATGACTTGCAAAGGGACCCTCCTGCTCAGTGCTCTGCTGGACCAGTTGGAGAGGACT TGTTTCATTGGCAAGCCACAATCATGGGACCT ACTGACAGCCCATATCAGGGAGGAGTGTTCTTCCTCACCATCCACTTCCCAACAGACTATCCCTTCAAACCACCAAAG GTAGCCTTCACAACGAAAATCTATCACCCAAACATTAACAGTAATGGTAGCATCTGTCTGGACATTCTGAGGTCACAGTGGTCCCCAGCGCTTACAGTTTCAAAAG TTTTATTGTCCATATGCTCTTTGCTATGTGACCCAAACCCAGATGACCCCCTAGTCCCAGACATAGCACACATCTACAAGCAGGACAAAGAAAA GTACAACAGATTAGCAAGAGATTGGACTCAAAAGTATGCAATGTAA